A stretch of the Mycobacterium sp. ITM-2016-00317 genome encodes the following:
- a CDS encoding ABC transporter ATP-binding protein, with the protein MSVLSVADLGVRIGARTIVDAVSFDVDREKTVGIVGESGSGKTMTALAATGLLDAPGARVSGSSLLAGADAPIQLVGASPRVLRSVHGARIGFVFQDPGTSLNPLLTLERQITESLETHRHLTRREANARALELLEAVGLPEPEMRLHSYPHQLSGGQRQRVMIAIALACDPELLIADEPTTALDVTTQAQIIELVRALQRDFGTAVVWISHDLGVIGQVADEVTVMQSGVTVEQAPILDVFDRPRAEYTRDLLAARPVLERSGPPPVPDAEPLLEVDGLDVRFTVSTPVGRSTVHAVKDVSFVVRRGTTLGLVGESGSGKSTVAACLTGLVQPDAGTATLAGDDILGVKGAAAKRMRRRVGIVFQDPFSSLNPRGRVGDSIAEPLTVHKLADGRHARRRRAEELLDLVGLPTEFAQRYPHELSGGQRQRVSIARALAAEPDLLILDEATASLDVSVQARVLDLLSRLQRELGLTYLFIGHDLAVIRQVSHEVLVMRDGEAVENRPADDLFASPREEYTRALLAAVPPVKPRSAV; encoded by the coding sequence ATCGTCGACGCAGTGTCCTTCGACGTCGACCGCGAGAAGACGGTCGGCATCGTCGGCGAATCGGGTTCGGGCAAGACGATGACCGCGCTCGCGGCCACCGGCCTGCTGGACGCTCCCGGCGCCCGGGTGTCCGGTTCGAGCCTGTTGGCCGGCGCCGACGCACCGATCCAGTTGGTCGGCGCTTCCCCGCGGGTGCTGCGCAGTGTGCACGGAGCGCGTATCGGTTTCGTCTTCCAGGATCCGGGCACCTCGCTGAACCCGCTGCTGACGCTGGAACGCCAGATCACCGAATCGCTTGAGACGCACCGCCACCTGACCCGGCGCGAGGCCAACGCCCGGGCGCTGGAACTGCTGGAGGCGGTGGGTCTGCCCGAACCGGAGATGCGGCTGCACTCCTACCCGCACCAACTCTCCGGCGGCCAGCGCCAGCGGGTGATGATCGCGATCGCGCTGGCGTGTGACCCCGAGCTGCTGATCGCCGACGAACCCACCACCGCGCTCGACGTCACGACGCAGGCGCAGATCATCGAGTTGGTCCGCGCACTGCAGCGTGACTTCGGCACCGCGGTCGTGTGGATCAGCCATGACCTCGGCGTGATCGGCCAGGTCGCCGACGAGGTGACCGTGATGCAGTCCGGTGTGACCGTGGAGCAGGCGCCGATCCTGGACGTGTTCGACCGGCCCCGCGCCGAGTACACCCGTGACCTGCTGGCCGCCCGGCCCGTGCTGGAGCGCTCTGGTCCGCCGCCGGTCCCCGACGCCGAGCCGCTGCTCGAGGTCGACGGGCTCGACGTCCGGTTCACGGTGTCCACCCCGGTCGGCCGGTCGACGGTGCACGCGGTCAAGGACGTGTCGTTCGTGGTGCGCCGGGGCACGACCCTGGGCCTGGTGGGCGAATCAGGCTCGGGCAAGTCCACAGTGGCGGCGTGCCTGACCGGTCTGGTGCAGCCGGACGCGGGTACCGCGACGTTGGCCGGCGACGACATCCTCGGTGTGAAAGGCGCTGCGGCCAAACGGATGCGGCGCCGCGTCGGCATCGTCTTCCAGGACCCGTTCTCGTCGCTGAATCCCCGCGGCCGGGTGGGTGATTCGATCGCCGAACCGCTGACGGTGCACAAGCTGGCCGACGGCAGGCATGCCCGGCGGCGACGCGCCGAGGAGCTGCTCGACCTGGTCGGCCTGCCGACGGAGTTCGCCCAGCGGTATCCCCATGAGCTCTCCGGCGGGCAGCGCCAGCGCGTAAGCATCGCCCGGGCGCTGGCCGCCGAGCCGGACCTGCTGATCCTCGACGAGGCGACGGCGTCGCTGGACGTGTCGGTGCAGGCGCGGGTGCTGGACCTGCTGTCGCGGCTGCAACGCGAACTGGGGCTTACGTATCTGTTCATCGGGCACGACCTCGCTGTCATCCGGCAGGTCAGCCACGAGGTGCTGGTGATGCGTGACGGCGAGGCGGTGGAGAACAGACCCGCCGACGATCTGTTCGCCTCGCCCCGAGAGGAATACACGCGTGCGCTGCTGGCGGCGGTGCCGCCGGTGAAACCGCGCTCCGCCGTCTGA
- a CDS encoding SDR family NAD(P)-dependent oxidoreductase, with protein MSQLSGKVALVTGASAGLGAATAKLFAERGATVFGIARDASRMAEVFADIPGGSFSSVDITSAEACAQAVQDCVDRFGRMDVLANIAGFHKMRHTVSVTDADWDADLSVNLHGPFYLCRAALPHLLETGGNIVNVASIAGVEGEVYSAGYCAAKHGLIGLTRALAVEFTKERLRVNAICPGGMPTAQTTEFEAPENADWDLIMRIASPRGFMQTEDVAKTIAFLASGDAAAIHGAVYRVDNGKGAG; from the coding sequence ATGAGTCAACTCAGCGGCAAGGTCGCGTTGGTCACCGGTGCGTCGGCAGGTCTGGGCGCGGCGACGGCGAAGTTGTTCGCCGAGCGCGGCGCAACGGTCTTCGGCATCGCGCGTGACGCCTCGCGGATGGCCGAGGTGTTCGCCGACATTCCCGGCGGCAGCTTCTCGTCGGTGGACATCACTTCGGCCGAGGCGTGCGCGCAGGCGGTGCAGGACTGTGTCGACCGGTTCGGCCGGATGGACGTGCTGGCCAACATCGCCGGCTTCCATAAGATGCGGCACACGGTGTCGGTGACCGACGCGGACTGGGACGCCGATCTGTCGGTGAACCTGCACGGGCCGTTCTACCTGTGCCGTGCGGCGCTGCCTCATCTGCTCGAGACGGGCGGGAACATCGTCAACGTCGCGTCGATCGCGGGGGTGGAGGGCGAGGTGTACTCGGCCGGGTACTGCGCGGCCAAGCACGGGCTGATCGGGTTGACCCGTGCGCTGGCCGTGGAATTCACCAAGGAACGGTTGCGGGTCAACGCGATCTGCCCCGGTGGCATGCCGACCGCGCAGACCACCGAGTTCGAGGCGCCCGAGAACGCCGATTGGGATCTGATCATGCGGATCGCGTCCCCGCGCGGGTTCATGCAGACCGAGGACGTCGCCAAGACGATCGCGTTCCTGGCCAGTGGCGACGCTGCGGCCATCCACGGCGCGGTGTACCGGGTGGACAACGGAAAGGGCGCCGGCTGA